In the genome of Campylobacter sp. MG1, one region contains:
- the mqnE gene encoding aminofutalosine synthase MqnE, with amino-acid sequence MDILEALDEGKRLSEEDCYKLYDLDLQVLGFYANKKRLKLHGKKVYFNCNRHINPTNMCVDTCAFCAFSAHRHNPNPYHLTHEEILKIVDDTVTRGTKEIHIVSAHNKKGGWEWYFEIFRKIKDKYPHLHIKAMTAAEINFIAKSFFDGDYSAVIDKMLEYGVDSMPGGGAEIFDEKVRNELCASKVSSDNWLKIHGLWHQKGKQSNATMLFGHIESRENRIDHMLRLRKQQDISKGFNAFIPLVWQKDNSFLKDLKPLGSIEILKTIAIARLVLDNISHIKAYWATLGLNLAMVAQEYGANDLDGTIEKENIQSAGGAKSANGITLQDFIDNIKTSNLIPIERDSLYNEIKEY; translated from the coding sequence ATGGATATTTTAGAAGCGTTAGACGAAGGTAAAAGATTAAGCGAAGAAGATTGTTATAAGTTATACGATTTAGATTTGCAAGTCTTAGGATTTTACGCTAATAAAAAGAGATTAAAACTTCACGGAAAAAAAGTTTATTTTAATTGTAATCGTCACATAAATCCTACAAATATGTGCGTTGATACTTGTGCTTTTTGTGCATTTTCAGCTCATAGGCACAATCCAAATCCATATCATCTAACACACGAAGAAATCTTAAAAATAGTTGATGATACCGTTACTCGTGGGACAAAAGAAATACACATTGTTTCAGCTCACAATAAAAAAGGTGGTTGGGAATGGTATTTTGAGATTTTTAGAAAAATTAAAGATAAATACCCACATTTACATATTAAAGCAATGACAGCTGCTGAAATTAATTTTATTGCAAAGAGTTTTTTTGATGGAGATTATTCTGCAGTAATTGACAAAATGCTTGAATATGGAGTTGATTCTATGCCGGGTGGCGGTGCTGAAATTTTTGATGAAAAAGTTAGAAATGAGCTTTGTGCTAGCAAAGTTAGTTCTGATAATTGGCTTAAGATTCATGGGCTATGGCATCAAAAAGGAAAACAAAGTAATGCAACTATGCTTTTTGGACACATTGAAAGTCGTGAGAACAGAATTGACCATATGCTAAGACTAAGAAAACAACAAGATATCAGCAAAGGATTTAATGCTTTTATTCCGTTAGTATGGCAAAAAGACAATTCATTCTTAAAGGATTTAAAACCGCTTGGAAGTATAGAAATTCTAAAAACTATTGCAATAGCAAGGCTTGTTTTGGATAATATTTCTCATATTAAAGCTTATTGGGCGACTTTAGGATTAAACCTTGCAATGGTGGCTCAAGAATACGGAGCAAATGACCTTGATGGAACAATAGAAAAAGAAAATATCCAAAGTGCAGGTGGTGCAAAAAGTGCGAATGGCATTACGCTACAAGACTTCATAGACAATATCAAAACATCAAATTTAATTCCAATAGAAAGAGATAGTTTATACAATGAGATTAAGGAATATTGA
- the glmS gene encoding glutamine--fructose-6-phosphate transaminase (isomerizing): MCGIVGYLGQLEKKEIILKGLKELEYRGYDSAGMAVLEKDELSFFKKAGKLENLANFMKNLNFHDEGVAIGHTRWATHGKPDDTNSHPHYGEYSCVIHNGIIENYKEIKEELKTTHFNSQTDTEVIVHLFEKYANTLSPEKAFSEVIKKIDGAYAILLITKKAPNTIFFAKKNAPLIIGKGSNNSEFYMASCDAPLVGICKQVAYLNDGDFGFLDKNGIHLLNGVVEFKELNCDKESALKDGFDTFMEKEIYEQSQIVQNILIGRIINDKVCFDELKNLNQDFSKIIICACGTSYHAALASSYIFERSANIECRVEIASEFRYKNGFLDKNALFVCISQSGETADTLEALKIAKNAGLKTLALCNVDNSSIAREADYCILIRAGIEKSVASTKAFCAQMLNLWLLALYLNKNPNLDIKKELLAIKDLSNVLKVNKNTHDKLKRLSKRYLHGHGFFFIGRDLFYPLALEAALKLKEISYMHAEGYAAGEMKHGPIALADSELFTIAFMPKNILYDKTRSNVLELSARDANILAISPIEFSEADDFIKTSEQEHYLSEFFEMMVIMQLFALEITNRVGANVDMPRNLAKSVTVE; the protein is encoded by the coding sequence ATGTGCGGAATTGTTGGGTATTTAGGACAATTAGAAAAAAAAGAAATTATATTAAAAGGATTAAAAGAGCTTGAATATCGTGGATATGATAGTGCTGGTATGGCTGTGTTGGAAAAAGACGAATTGAGTTTTTTTAAAAAAGCTGGAAAACTAGAGAACCTAGCAAATTTTATGAAAAATCTAAACTTTCATGATGAAGGTGTAGCTATAGGTCATACTCGCTGGGCAACTCACGGAAAACCTGATGATACAAATTCTCATCCACATTACGGCGAATATTCTTGCGTAATACATAATGGAATTATAGAAAATTATAAAGAAATAAAAGAAGAACTAAAAACCACACATTTTAATTCGCAAACAGATACAGAAGTAATTGTTCATTTATTTGAAAAATACGCAAATACTTTAAGTCCTGAAAAAGCTTTTAGTGAAGTTATTAAAAAAATTGATGGAGCTTATGCAATATTACTAATCACAAAAAAAGCTCCGAATACTATATTTTTTGCTAAGAAAAACGCACCACTAATAATAGGAAAAGGCTCAAATAATAGTGAGTTTTATATGGCATCTTGTGATGCTCCGTTGGTTGGAATTTGCAAACAAGTTGCTTATTTAAACGATGGAGATTTTGGCTTTTTAGATAAAAATGGAATTCATTTATTAAATGGCGTTGTTGAGTTTAAAGAATTAAATTGTGATAAAGAAAGTGCTTTAAAAGATGGGTTTGATACTTTTATGGAAAAAGAAATCTACGAGCAAAGTCAAATCGTTCAAAATATATTAATAGGAAGAATTATTAATGATAAAGTATGTTTTGATGAATTAAAGAATTTAAATCAAGACTTTAGTAAAATCATAATTTGTGCTTGTGGCACTAGCTATCACGCAGCATTAGCATCTAGCTATATTTTTGAAAGAAGTGCTAATATTGAATGCCGTGTAGAAATAGCAAGTGAGTTTAGATATAAAAATGGCTTTTTAGATAAAAACGCTTTATTTGTTTGTATATCTCAAAGCGGCGAGACAGCTGATACTCTTGAAGCTTTAAAAATAGCAAAAAATGCTGGGCTTAAAACTTTAGCATTATGCAATGTTGATAATTCAAGCATAGCAAGAGAAGCTGATTATTGTATTTTAATTCGTGCAGGGATTGAAAAAAGTGTAGCAAGCACTAAAGCATTTTGCGCTCAAATGCTAAATCTATGGCTACTAGCATTGTATTTAAATAAAAATCCTAATTTAGATATTAAAAAAGAATTACTTGCTATTAAGGATTTATCTAATGTATTAAAAGTAAATAAAAATACTCACGATAAATTAAAACGCCTAAGCAAGCGATACTTACACGGACACGGATTTTTCTTTATAGGTAGAGATTTATTTTATCCACTTGCACTTGAAGCAGCATTAAAATTAAAAGAAATAAGCTATATGCACGCAGAAGGCTATGCAGCAGGAGAGATGAAACATGGTCCTATCGCACTTGCTGATAGCGAATTATTTACAATTGCATTTATGCCAAAAAATATTTTATATGATAAAACTCGCTCAAATGTCTTAGAATTAAGTGCAAGAGATGCAAATATTTTAGCAATTTCTCCTATTGAGTTTAGCGAAGCTGATGATTTTATAAAAACAAGCGAACAAGAACATTATCTAAGCGAGTTTTTTGAAATGATGGTAATTATGCAATTATTTGCACTAGAAATTACAAATCGTGTTGGTGCAAATGTAGATATGCCAAGAAATCTAGCAAAAAGCGTAACGGTTGAATAG
- a CDS encoding ABC transporter substrate-binding protein: MKKMFLLSSLIAFNMLYANPNYGGTLVFARTSDASLLDPAHVTDAESIYATRQIYDTLVRFKKGSTEIEPALAKSYEISEDGLTYIFHLREGVYFAPTKYFNEKVEMTADDVVFSLKRQFDENNPYHSITGSYDYWVSMGMNDVVKDVEKIDNYTVKITLKKNEAPFLANMAMDFMSIVSKKYADKLLSENKATDLNRYPVGTGPFVFVSWKKDDAIVLQANKNYWDDKKPYLDRLIIKVVPNASVRAAELKAGQIHIMDKPNFTELENLAKIENIKIEKKPGVNVYYMSMNMTKEWFKNPLVRQAINHAINKEAIIKTVYEDYARVAYSPVPISMWGFNENIKKYEYNPKKAKELLIKAGYPDGFSINLLSRPSQDSKKAAEAIQADLAKVGINVKIQNYDFTTYLKIIKNLEHDMSMNGWQGDNGDPDNFLYIMLSKNAIIKPAGNFSAWSNDEFDALITKAKEISNQKEREELYKKAQEIFGEESPWVTLANIYDIYPMQKNIEGFEVNNIGGLRFDTVWIKK; the protein is encoded by the coding sequence ATGAAAAAGATGTTTTTGTTAAGTTCATTAATAGCATTTAATATGCTTTACGCAAACCCTAACTATGGTGGAACATTGGTATTTGCTAGAACTTCAGATGCTAGTTTGCTAGACCCTGCACATGTTACTGATGCTGAAAGTATATATGCAACAAGACAAATTTATGATACTTTAGTAAGGTTTAAAAAAGGTTCAACAGAAATAGAACCTGCACTTGCAAAAAGTTATGAAATAAGTGAAGATGGGCTTACATATATTTTTCATTTAAGAGAAGGCGTATATTTTGCTCCGACAAAATATTTTAATGAAAAAGTTGAAATGACAGCTGATGATGTTGTATTCTCGCTAAAAAGACAATTTGATGAAAATAATCCTTATCATAGCATTACTGGTTCTTATGATTATTGGGTTTCTATGGGTATGAATGATGTAGTAAAAGATGTAGAAAAAATTGATAATTATACTGTAAAAATAACTCTTAAAAAAAATGAAGCTCCATTTTTAGCGAATATGGCAATGGACTTTATGAGTATTGTTTCCAAAAAATATGCTGATAAGCTTTTATCTGAAAATAAAGCTACTGACTTAAATCGATATCCTGTTGGAACTGGTCCTTTTGTATTTGTTAGTTGGAAAAAAGATGACGCCATAGTACTACAGGCTAATAAAAATTATTGGGATGATAAAAAACCTTATTTAGATAGATTGATAATAAAAGTAGTTCCTAATGCAAGTGTTCGTGCAGCCGAACTTAAAGCTGGGCAAATTCATATTATGGATAAACCAAATTTTACTGAACTTGAAAATTTAGCAAAAATAGAAAATATTAAAATTGAAAAAAAGCCTGGTGTAAATGTATATTATATGTCAATGAATATGACAAAAGAATGGTTTAAAAATCCACTTGTAAGACAGGCTATAAACCATGCTATCAATAAAGAAGCAATAATAAAAACAGTATATGAAGATTATGCAAGAGTAGCTTATTCCCCAGTTCCAATATCAATGTGGGGTTTTAATGAAAATATAAAAAAATATGAGTATAACCCAAAAAAAGCAAAAGAATTGCTAATAAAAGCAGGATACCCTGATGGTTTTAGTATAAATTTATTATCTAGACCATCGCAAGATAGCAAAAAAGCTGCTGAAGCAATACAAGCTGATTTAGCAAAAGTTGGAATTAATGTAAAAATACAAAACTATGATTTTACAACTTATTTAAAAATAATTAAAAATTTAGAACACGATATGTCTATGAATGGTTGGCAAGGAGATAATGGAGACCCTGATAATTTCTTATATATAATGTTAAGTAAAAATGCAATTATAAAACCTGCTGGTAATTTTTCTGCTTGGTCAAACGATGAATTTGATGCATTAATTACAAAAGCAAAAGAAATTTCAAATCAAAAAGAACGTGAAGAATTGTATAAAAAAGCACAAGAAATATTTGGAGAAGAATCGCCTTGGGTTACTTTAGCAAATATTTACGATATTTATCCTATGCAAAAAAATATTGAAGGTTTTGAAGTAAATAATATCGGAGGTTTAAGATTTGATACAGTTTGGATTAAAAAATAA